In Paraburkholderia flava, one genomic interval encodes:
- a CDS encoding NAD(P)/FAD-dependent oxidoreductase yields the protein MTDNEVQRSEEELNGLSTSQGATVDVAIIGAGPSGAVAAAMLRRAGHSVLVLERQHFPRFSIGESLLPQSMTYLEEAGMLQAVVEAGFQYKNGAHFIRDGVESSFDFRDKHTPGWGTTYQVERAVFDDLLIRCAAEQGAEVRFGHTVRAMQTGDAPTLEVEDEAGTTYRVDARFVLDASGFGRVLPRLLNLEAPTRMPARAALFTHVHDALPAGSTDRNKISIAVHPQRRDIWYWMIPLAGGRSSVGCVGDAEFFDAPEGGHDALLRGLINQEPTLGKLIGAAPFMMPVRQIGGYASNVERLHGPGYALLGNAGEFLDPVFSSGVTIALRSAHLATRVVSRLLRGEAVDWQADYDVPLRKGIDAFRAFVDRWYTGELQDIVFYQNQTPAIRRMISAVLAGYAWDETNPYVADPVRRLNALHEVCVQG from the coding sequence ATGACAGATAACGAAGTGCAACGAAGCGAGGAAGAGTTGAACGGATTATCTACATCCCAGGGCGCGACCGTCGACGTCGCGATCATCGGTGCGGGCCCCTCCGGCGCGGTCGCGGCTGCGATGCTGCGGCGTGCCGGTCACTCGGTGTTGGTGCTCGAGCGACAGCATTTCCCGCGTTTCTCGATCGGCGAGAGCCTGCTGCCGCAGAGCATGACGTATCTCGAGGAGGCCGGCATGCTGCAGGCCGTGGTCGAAGCCGGTTTCCAGTACAAGAACGGCGCGCACTTTATCCGCGACGGCGTCGAGTCGTCGTTCGATTTCCGCGACAAGCACACGCCGGGTTGGGGTACGACGTATCAGGTGGAGCGCGCGGTGTTCGACGATCTGCTGATCCGCTGTGCGGCGGAGCAGGGCGCGGAGGTGCGTTTCGGCCACACGGTGCGCGCGATGCAGACCGGCGATGCGCCGACGCTTGAAGTCGAAGACGAAGCCGGCACGACGTACCGGGTCGACGCGCGCTTCGTGCTCGACGCGAGCGGCTTCGGCCGGGTGCTGCCGCGCCTGCTGAATCTCGAGGCGCCGACGCGGATGCCGGCACGCGCCGCGCTCTTCACGCATGTGCACGACGCGCTGCCGGCGGGTTCGACCGACCGCAACAAGATCAGCATTGCCGTGCATCCGCAGCGGCGCGACATCTGGTACTGGATGATTCCGCTCGCGGGCGGACGATCTTCGGTGGGTTGTGTCGGCGATGCGGAATTTTTTGACGCGCCCGAAGGCGGGCACGATGCGCTGTTGCGCGGCCTGATCAATCAGGAGCCGACGCTAGGCAAGCTGATCGGCGCGGCGCCGTTCATGATGCCGGTGCGGCAGATCGGCGGCTATGCGTCGAATGTCGAGCGTCTGCACGGACCGGGCTATGCGCTGCTCGGCAACGCGGGCGAGTTTCTCGATCCGGTGTTCTCGTCGGGGGTGACGATCGCGCTGCGTTCGGCACATCTCGCGACGCGCGTCGTCTCGCGTCTGCTGCGTGGAGAGGCGGTGGACTGGCAGGCCGATTACGATGTGCCGCTGCGCAAGGGTATCGATGCGTTCCGTGCGTTCGTCGACCGCTGGTACACCGGCGAGCTGCAGGACATCGTCTTCTATCAGAACCAGACGCCGGCGATCCGCCGGATGATCAGCGCGGTGCTCGCGGGTTATGCGTGGGATGAGACGAATCCGTACGTCGCGGATCCTGTGCGTCGACTCAATGCGCTGCACGAGGTGTGTGTGCAGGGGTGA
- a CDS encoding excinuclease ABC subunit A — MRHQLIRIALLSAVCSFAATHAFARDSIASYPVDAALHSEPGKVGDDVALYFAGQSHPAVAQSLGEVATNRKTNAFGKSDADACQHVFLSAVIALQDSARKQGANAVINIKSNYHNEERASATEFMCGAGAMVAGVALKGEVVKLRK; from the coding sequence ATGCGACATCAACTGATCCGTATTGCGCTGCTTTCCGCAGTCTGTTCGTTCGCCGCGACGCATGCGTTCGCGCGCGACTCGATCGCCAGCTATCCGGTCGACGCTGCGCTGCATAGCGAGCCCGGCAAGGTCGGCGACGACGTGGCGCTGTACTTCGCGGGGCAGTCGCATCCCGCTGTCGCGCAGTCGCTCGGCGAGGTCGCAACGAACAGGAAGACCAACGCGTTCGGCAAGAGCGATGCCGACGCGTGCCAGCATGTGTTCCTGTCGGCGGTGATCGCGCTGCAGGACAGCGCGCGCAAGCAGGGCGCCAACGCGGTGATCAACATCAAGAGCAACTACCACAACGAGGAGCGCGCGAGCGCGACCGAGTTTATGTGTGGTGCGGGTGCGATGGTCGCGGGCGTTGCGTTGAAGGGCGAAGTCGTGAAGCTGCGGAAGTGA
- the guaD gene encoding guanine deaminase produces the protein MTQTAYRASLLTFTGDPAQSSHAAVFDEDGLLIVDDGRVVAAGAYAAVSKQLAPGTTVHEMRDKLIVPGFIDTHIHYPQTDMIASPAPGLLPWLDTYTFPTERGFADPAVAADTARFFVDELLACGTTTALVYCTVHKQSADALFTESDARNLRMVAGKVLMDRNCPEFLRDTAQSGYDDSAELIGRWHNKGRQMYALTPRFAPTSTEAQLEACGTLAKQHQDVFIQSHVAENTDEVKWVESLFPGHRSYLDIYDHYGLLRRRAVYGHCIYLDDEDRKRMAQTGTVAAHCPTSNLFLGSGLFDFDKAGETGMPVALATDVGGGTSFSMLQTMNEAHKVARLAGHHLTATRMFWLATAGAAQALDLGDKIGTLAPNSEADFVVLDPAATPLLARRTSRVESLEELLFALALLGDDRAVYATYAAGECVHRRDGQRERAHPARAAKIAA, from the coding sequence ATGACTCAAACGGCTTACCGCGCTTCCCTGCTGACCTTCACCGGCGATCCCGCGCAATCGTCCCATGCGGCGGTCTTCGACGAAGACGGTCTGCTGATCGTCGACGACGGCCGCGTCGTCGCGGCAGGCGCGTATGCGGCCGTGTCGAAGCAGCTCGCGCCGGGCACGACGGTCCACGAGATGCGCGACAAACTGATCGTGCCGGGCTTCATCGATACGCACATTCACTATCCGCAGACCGACATGATCGCGTCGCCGGCGCCTGGGTTGTTGCCGTGGCTCGACACGTACACGTTCCCGACCGAACGCGGCTTCGCCGATCCTGCAGTGGCCGCGGACACTGCGCGCTTCTTCGTCGACGAACTGCTCGCGTGCGGCACGACGACCGCGCTCGTCTACTGCACGGTGCACAAGCAATCGGCGGATGCGCTCTTCACCGAGAGCGACGCGCGCAACCTGCGGATGGTCGCCGGCAAGGTGCTGATGGACCGCAACTGCCCCGAGTTCCTGCGCGATACCGCGCAGTCCGGCTACGACGACAGTGCCGAACTGATCGGCCGCTGGCACAACAAAGGCCGGCAGATGTACGCGCTCACGCCGCGCTTCGCACCGACGTCGACCGAAGCGCAACTCGAAGCGTGCGGCACGCTCGCGAAGCAGCATCAGGACGTGTTTATCCAGAGCCATGTCGCGGAAAATACCGACGAAGTGAAGTGGGTCGAAAGCCTGTTCCCCGGTCATCGCAGTTATCTCGACATCTACGATCACTACGGGTTGCTGCGTCGGCGCGCGGTGTACGGCCACTGCATTTATCTCGACGATGAAGACCGCAAGCGGATGGCGCAGACCGGCACGGTCGCTGCGCACTGTCCGACCTCGAATCTGTTTCTCGGCAGCGGGCTGTTCGATTTCGACAAGGCCGGCGAAACCGGCATGCCGGTCGCACTCGCAACCGACGTCGGCGGCGGCACGTCGTTCTCGATGCTGCAGACGATGAACGAAGCGCACAAGGTCGCGCGTCTCGCGGGCCATCATCTGACTGCGACGCGGATGTTCTGGCTGGCGACAGCGGGCGCCGCGCAGGCCCTCGATCTCGGCGACAAGATCGGCACGCTCGCGCCGAATTCGGAAGCGGATTTCGTCGTGCTCGATCCGGCGGCGACGCCGTTGCTCGCGCGCCGTACGTCGCGAGTGGAATCGCTGGAGGAACTGCTGTTTGCGCTGGCCCTGCTCGGCGACGATCGCGCGGTGTATGCGACCTATGCGGCGGGGGAATGCGTGCATCGACGCGATGGGCAGCGGGAGCGGGCGCATCCGGCGAGAGCGGCGAAGATCGCCGCGTAA
- a CDS encoding adenosine deaminase, with the protein MTTTNTSALIDKVARAPKAELHIHIEGSLEPELIFKLAERNGVKLPYASIDELRTAYAFTDLQSFLDIYYAGASVLLHEQDFYDMTMAYVERALEDHVAHTEIFFDPQTHTERGVSIDTVVAGIERALADGEKRGLSSKLILCFLRHLSEEDALATFDAALPLFDRYAHRLIGVGLDSSERGHPPSKFERVFAKARAKGLKLVAHAGEEGPPSYVYEALDLLKVDRVDHGVRSIEDPALVTRLADSRVALTVCPLSNLKLCVFDDLTKHTLKALLDRGVAVTVNSDDPAYFGGYVNTNYFATIEALQLTDREVYTIVRNSFEASFVTPAERAALIARLDGYWHGSAVR; encoded by the coding sequence ATGACCACAACGAATACCTCCGCGCTTATCGACAAGGTCGCCCGCGCACCGAAGGCCGAACTGCACATCCACATCGAAGGCTCGCTCGAACCCGAGCTGATCTTCAAGCTCGCCGAACGCAACGGCGTGAAGCTGCCGTACGCATCGATCGACGAACTGCGCACCGCGTACGCGTTCACCGATCTGCAGTCGTTCCTCGACATCTACTACGCAGGCGCAAGCGTGCTGCTCCACGAGCAGGATTTCTACGACATGACGATGGCCTACGTCGAGCGCGCGCTCGAAGACCACGTCGCGCACACCGAAATTTTCTTCGATCCGCAAACGCATACCGAGCGCGGCGTATCGATCGATACCGTGGTCGCCGGTATCGAACGTGCACTCGCCGACGGTGAAAAGCGTGGCCTGTCGAGCAAACTGATCCTGTGTTTCCTGCGTCATCTGTCCGAAGAGGACGCGCTCGCGACGTTCGACGCTGCACTGCCGCTGTTCGATCGCTACGCGCATCGGCTGATCGGCGTCGGCCTCGATTCGTCGGAGCGGGGTCATCCGCCGTCGAAGTTCGAGCGCGTATTCGCGAAAGCGCGCGCGAAGGGACTCAAGCTCGTCGCGCACGCGGGCGAGGAAGGGCCGCCGTCGTACGTGTACGAAGCGCTCGATCTGCTGAAAGTGGATCGCGTCGATCACGGCGTGCGCAGTATCGAAGATCCGGCGCTCGTCACGCGACTCGCCGATTCGCGCGTCGCGTTGACGGTTTGTCCGCTATCGAACCTGAAGCTGTGCGTATTCGACGATCTCACGAAGCACACGCTGAAGGCACTGCTCGATCGCGGCGTCGCAGTCACCGTGAATTCCGACGACCCCGCGTATTTCGGCGGCTACGTGAACACCAATTACTTCGCGACGATCGAAGCGCTGCAACTCACCGATCGCGAGGTCTACACGATCGTGCGCAACAGTTTCGAAGCGTCGTTCGTGACGCCCGCCGAACGCGCCGCGCTGATCGCGCGGCTCGACGGTTACTGGCACGGCTCCGCCGTCCGCTAA
- a CDS encoding class I SAM-dependent methyltransferase, producing the protein MSPSETSSVPYVPETAFGIWFLRTHTWEHHVLRVAIDDLKKLVDTPPDAPTIVDVGCGQGISFHLLARAFRPRRIVGIDFHEPSLALARQAAARLRAEPAAPADVELLHGDCANLPLPDASADIVFCHQTFHHLVEQERALAEFRRVLKPGGVLLFAESTDAYIKSWVIRLLFRHPMHVQKSADGYLQMIREAGFVFAPHNVSLPYLWWSRAKDFGLLERLGLYRPKPGKRRETLVNVAAVKAV; encoded by the coding sequence GTGTCGCCATCCGAAACTTCCAGTGTGCCGTACGTGCCGGAAACGGCCTTCGGCATCTGGTTCCTGCGTACTCATACGTGGGAGCACCACGTCCTGCGCGTCGCGATCGACGACCTCAAAAAGCTCGTCGATACGCCACCCGATGCCCCCACGATCGTCGATGTCGGCTGCGGCCAGGGCATCTCGTTCCATCTGCTGGCCCGCGCATTCCGGCCGCGGCGCATCGTCGGCATCGACTTTCATGAACCGTCGCTCGCGCTCGCCAGACAGGCCGCAGCCCGTCTGCGCGCCGAGCCGGCCGCGCCCGCCGACGTCGAACTACTGCACGGCGACTGCGCGAACCTGCCGTTGCCCGACGCCAGCGCGGACATCGTGTTCTGCCATCAAACGTTCCACCACCTCGTCGAGCAGGAGCGCGCACTTGCCGAATTCCGTCGCGTGCTGAAACCGGGCGGCGTGCTGCTGTTCGCCGAATCGACCGATGCGTACATCAAGTCGTGGGTGATCCGGCTGCTGTTCCGCCATCCGATGCACGTGCAGAAAAGCGCCGACGGCTACCTGCAGATGATCCGCGAAGCCGGCTTCGTGTTCGCTCCGCACAACGTATCGCTGCCCTACCTGTGGTGGAGCCGCGCGAAGGACTTCGGGCTGCTCGAACGGCTCGGTCTGTACCGACCGAAACCGGGCAAGCGCCGCGAAACGCTGGTCAACGTGGCGGCAGTGAAAGCCGTCTGA